A single Chryseobacterium sp. DNA region contains:
- a CDS encoding DUF6520 family protein, translating into MKKFILPAAVILMGAGAAFATNVAKNSKTTATSYRIGSLSEEPCMLTPKECNQTGVVVCTWFDGANTHNLYEIDGTVCGTELFEIEP; encoded by the coding sequence ATGAAAAAGTTTATTCTTCCTGCTGCCGTTATATTAATGGGTGCAGGCGCCGCTTTTGCGACAAACGTTGCAAAAAACAGCAAAACCACTGCAACTAGCTATCGAATTGGTTCTCTTAGTGAAGAACCCTGTATGCTGACACCAAAGGAATGTAATCAAACAGGTGTTGTTGTTTGTACATGGTTTGACGGCGCTAATACGCATAACCTGTATGAGATCGATGGTACCGTGTGCGGGACAGAGCTGTTCGAGATTGAGCCTTAA
- a CDS encoding TonB-dependent receptor, whose translation MIKKIGSAFFLGSLLWVHAQEKTTDIESIEFQGKFISTPYKSANQNISVITKEDIANSPAKSIDEILQQVSGMDIRRRGANGVQSDIGFRGSSFEQVLLLLNGIRMNDSQTGHNTMNIPVDLADVEKIEIIKGPAARRFGQNAYAGVINIITKVNPGKRVKISAEGGDYETYSLGLNAQLGNEKFSGSLQANSASSEGYMYNTDYEIRNVFYQGRMAIKNGDLKLQAGFSEKKFGANGFYSSKAATEQYEETQASIVSLSHQQTFGKLKLSSNAYWRRGQDMYLFNRQNPSLYRNMHIGNNVGGEVNSSYQWGLGITGVGAELRKEFLASSNLGDRNRFVSQVFFEHHFSLLDKKLNISPGISWAHYSKEGNFFYPGLDVGYNFNSNHKVYGNIAKVHRIPTFTDLFYVSKTEQGNPDLLPENAVSSEIGYQFQNSTILAKISGFMRNSDNSIDWVKKHSNDLIWYAQNVGEIKIKGIEAEINHKVNHWLRYSVGYTYLDSKYKETNEFVSRYILDNLKHQVIAKLETKFLRNFTNELVYRYNERVSLGTYHLWDEKLSFNKKDLSVYVLINNIANTKYTEAFGVEMPQRWFHIGFSYTINIK comes from the coding sequence ATGATCAAAAAGATAGGAAGTGCTTTTTTTCTGGGATCTTTACTTTGGGTACATGCACAGGAAAAGACTACAGATATTGAAAGCATTGAATTTCAGGGGAAATTTATCTCTACACCTTATAAAAGTGCCAACCAGAATATCAGTGTTATAACAAAAGAGGATATTGCTAATTCTCCGGCTAAAAGTATTGATGAAATTCTTCAGCAGGTTTCCGGAATGGACATCAGAAGGAGAGGAGCGAATGGGGTGCAGAGTGATATCGGTTTCCGTGGAAGCTCTTTTGAACAGGTCCTCCTGCTCCTGAACGGAATCAGAATGAATGATTCCCAGACCGGACATAATACTATGAATATTCCGGTAGATCTGGCAGATGTAGAAAAAATTGAAATCATCAAAGGCCCTGCTGCAAGACGTTTCGGGCAGAACGCCTACGCAGGAGTGATCAACATCATTACAAAAGTAAATCCGGGAAAACGGGTAAAAATCAGTGCTGAAGGCGGAGATTACGAAACCTATAGCCTGGGTTTGAATGCTCAGTTGGGAAATGAAAAATTTTCGGGTTCTCTTCAGGCGAACTCCGCTTCTTCCGAGGGTTATATGTACAATACTGATTATGAGATCAGGAATGTATTCTACCAGGGACGAATGGCCATTAAAAACGGAGATCTGAAACTGCAGGCCGGTTTTTCTGAAAAAAAATTTGGAGCGAATGGGTTTTACTCCTCTAAGGCGGCTACAGAACAATATGAAGAAACACAGGCTTCTATTGTAAGTCTTTCACATCAGCAGACTTTTGGAAAATTAAAACTGAGTTCTAATGCATACTGGCGGAGAGGTCAGGATATGTATCTTTTTAACAGGCAGAACCCTTCTCTCTATAGAAATATGCATATTGGTAATAATGTTGGCGGAGAAGTGAATTCAAGCTATCAATGGGGATTAGGGATTACCGGTGTTGGAGCCGAGTTGAGGAAAGAATTTCTGGCAAGTAGTAATTTAGGAGACAGAAACCGTTTTGTTTCCCAGGTTTTCTTTGAGCATCACTTTTCATTATTGGATAAAAAACTGAACATCAGCCCTGGAATTTCTTGGGCCCACTATTCTAAAGAAGGAAATTTCTTTTATCCGGGGCTTGATGTTGGGTATAACTTTAATTCCAATCACAAAGTCTACGGAAATATTGCCAAAGTACACCGCATTCCGACTTTTACAGACCTTTTTTATGTAAGCAAAACCGAACAGGGAAATCCTGATTTACTTCCTGAAAATGCTGTTTCATCGGAAATCGGATATCAATTTCAGAACAGTACAATTCTGGCAAAAATCAGCGGGTTTATGAGGAATTCCGATAACTCGATTGACTGGGTAAAGAAGCATAGCAATGACCTGATATGGTACGCCCAGAACGTAGGGGAAATTAAGATAAAAGGGATAGAAGCTGAGATAAACCACAAAGTCAACCATTGGCTGAGATATTCTGTAGGATATACTTATCTGGACAGTAAATATAAGGAAACGAATGAATTTGTTTCAAGATATATTCTTGATAATCTGAAGCATCAGGTGATCGCAAAATTAGAGACCAAATTCCTCAGGAACTTTACCAATGAGCTTGTTTACCGATATAATGAAAGAGTAAGCCTGGGCACTTATCATCTCTGGGATGAAAAATTAAGCTTCAATAAAAAAGACCTTTCCGTATATGTGCTGATCAATAATATCGCCAATACAAAATATACAGAGGCTTTTGGGGTGGAAATGCCTCAAAGGTGGTTCCATATTGGGTTTTCTTATACAATTAATATTAAGTAG
- a CDS encoding acyl-CoA dehydrogenase family protein has translation MSNIIKGGEFLIKQIPANEIFSLEELNEEQKMLRDSAKEFIDREVVPQKERFEKKDYAFTEETMRKLGEMGMLGIAVPEEYGGLGMGFVTTMLACDYLSGTTGSLATAYGAHTGIGTLPIVLYGTEEQKKKYLPDLATGTKFGAYCLTEPDAGSDANSGKTKAKLSEDGKHYIINGQKMWISNAGFADTFTLFAKIDDDKNITGFIINRSELENPESLTFGEEEHKLGIRASSTRQVFFNDMKIPVENLLGERNNGFKIALNALNVGRIKLAAACLDAQRRILNHSIQYSNERKQFGVSISTFGAIRKKIAEMATGVFVSEAGSYRAAKNVQDKIDELVAGGMDHQAAELKGVEEFAVECSILKVFVSDLAQHTADEGIQVYGGMGFSEDTPMESAWRDSRISRIYEGTNEINRLLAVGMLIKRAMKGELDLLSPAMAISKELMGIPSFEVPDYSEFMSEEKAIIANLKKVFLMVSGAALQKYMMDIEKQQHLLLNASEILNQIYMAESAVLRAEKHFSPDSVEAAMAQLNLYKAVEKIIVAAKEGIISFAEGDEQRMMLSGLRRFTKYTNNPNVVALTEKVAAHYIEKGAY, from the coding sequence ATGAGCAATATAATTAAGGGCGGGGAATTCCTGATCAAACAAATTCCTGCAAATGAAATTTTCAGTCTTGAAGAACTGAACGAAGAACAAAAAATGCTTCGTGATTCTGCAAAAGAATTTATTGACAGAGAAGTGGTTCCTCAAAAAGAACGTTTTGAAAAGAAAGATTATGCATTCACTGAAGAAACAATGCGTAAGCTTGGTGAAATGGGAATGTTGGGAATTGCCGTTCCTGAAGAATACGGAGGATTAGGAATGGGCTTTGTAACGACCATGCTTGCCTGTGACTATCTTTCCGGAACTACAGGATCATTGGCAACAGCTTATGGAGCACACACAGGTATCGGTACACTTCCTATCGTGCTTTACGGAACGGAAGAGCAAAAGAAAAAATATCTTCCGGATTTAGCAACTGGAACAAAGTTTGGCGCTTACTGCTTAACGGAGCCGGATGCTGGTTCTGATGCCAATTCAGGAAAAACAAAAGCTAAACTTTCCGAAGACGGAAAACACTATATCATCAATGGTCAGAAAATGTGGATCTCCAATGCAGGATTTGCAGATACATTCACATTATTCGCTAAAATTGATGACGATAAAAATATCACAGGCTTTATCATCAACCGTTCTGAGCTTGAAAATCCTGAAAGCTTAACTTTTGGTGAGGAAGAGCATAAATTAGGAATCCGTGCTTCTTCTACCCGCCAGGTTTTCTTCAATGATATGAAGATTCCTGTAGAAAATCTTTTAGGAGAAAGAAATAATGGTTTTAAGATCGCATTAAACGCACTTAACGTAGGCCGCATCAAATTGGCTGCAGCGTGCCTGGATGCACAGAGAAGAATTTTAAACCACTCTATCCAATATTCTAATGAAAGGAAGCAGTTTGGAGTTTCCATTTCGACTTTCGGGGCGATCAGAAAGAAAATTGCTGAAATGGCGACCGGAGTATTTGTAAGTGAGGCGGGTTCTTACAGAGCCGCTAAAAATGTTCAGGATAAAATTGATGAACTGGTAGCCGGAGGAATGGATCATCAGGCTGCTGAACTGAAAGGAGTTGAAGAATTCGCTGTAGAATGTTCAATCCTTAAAGTATTTGTTTCCGATCTTGCTCAGCATACCGCTGATGAAGGAATCCAGGTATACGGAGGGATGGGATTCTCTGAAGATACTCCAATGGAATCTGCATGGAGAGATTCGAGAATTTCAAGAATCTATGAAGGAACCAATGAAATCAACAGATTATTAGCTGTAGGAATGCTTATTAAGAGAGCCATGAAAGGTGAACTGGACCTTTTATCTCCTGCAATGGCAATCAGCAAAGAATTGATGGGAATTCCTTCATTTGAAGTTCCTGATTATTCAGAATTTATGAGTGAAGAAAAAGCGATCATTGCTAACCTTAAGAAAGTATTCTTAATGGTTTCAGGAGCTGCTCTTCAGAAGTATATGATGGATATTGAAAAGCAACAACATCTATTACTGAATGCCTCTGAGATCCTTAACCAGATCTACATGGCGGAATCTGCAGTATTGAGAGCTGAAAAACACTTCTCCCCTGACTCTGTAGAAGCTGCAATGGCTCAGCTCAACCTTTATAAAGCTGTGGAGAAAATCATTGTTGCCGCTAAAGAAGGAATCATTTCTTTTGCTGAAGGAGATGAGCAGAGAATGATGCTGTCAGGATTAAGAAGATTCACAAAGTATACCAATAATCCGAATGTAGTGGCTTTAACTGAAAAAGTAGCTGCTCACTATATTGAAAAAGGAGCTTATTAG
- a CDS encoding DUF2490 domain-containing protein, with protein MKHLLGLSLLLSISFFKAQEHLSSFNAVTLTYKFHPKFFIYGEGQLRGNEDYTYPDYYEIKGGLGYNLTKNHKPFIGLGRYVNYKNHSLSKEEFRVWLQDVIDLKKGIVKFENRFRAEKSWFYEPKADKTSQRMRYRYRLNVSVPLNSKTIQKGTVFANAYDEVFFVTPMKPTFARNRVYGGFGYQIDDYFGVLTGYLWQREFDASGNKNLHFIYLALNINIDGTDHHVKTYDFPGAD; from the coding sequence ATGAAACATCTTTTAGGTTTGAGTCTGCTTCTAAGTATTTCTTTTTTCAAAGCACAGGAACATCTTTCCAGCTTTAATGCAGTGACTCTGACCTATAAGTTTCATCCTAAGTTTTTCATCTACGGAGAAGGACAATTACGGGGCAATGAAGATTACACCTATCCCGATTACTATGAAATAAAAGGAGGGCTGGGGTACAACCTTACCAAAAACCACAAACCCTTTATCGGTCTTGGAAGGTATGTGAATTATAAAAACCATAGCTTAAGCAAAGAGGAATTTAGAGTGTGGCTTCAGGATGTTATTGATTTAAAAAAAGGAATTGTGAAATTTGAAAACCGTTTCCGTGCTGAGAAAAGTTGGTTCTATGAGCCTAAGGCAGATAAAACTTCTCAGAGGATGCGCTACCGATACCGGCTGAATGTCAGTGTTCCTTTAAACTCCAAGACCATCCAAAAAGGAACGGTCTTTGCGAATGCTTACGATGAGGTTTTCTTTGTAACCCCGATGAAGCCTACTTTTGCCAGAAACAGGGTATATGGCGGTTTCGGCTACCAGATCGATGATTATTTTGGAGTATTGACAGGATATCTGTGGCAGCGGGAATTTGATGCTTCCGGAAATAAAAATTTACATTTTATTTACCTGGCTTTAAACATTAACATTGATGGAACGGATCATCATGTTAAGACTTATGATTTCCCGGGAGCAGATTAA
- a CDS encoding YegP family protein, which translates to MGKFIISKRPNGDFQFNLKAGNGQVILTSQGYNSKSSCENGIESVRTNAQEDSKFERNKAKDERCYFNLKAGNGQIIGTSQMYESENGMENGIESVKHNAPHASLEEDINL; encoded by the coding sequence ATGGGAAAATTCATTATTTCAAAAAGACCAAACGGTGACTTTCAGTTTAATCTTAAAGCAGGAAACGGACAGGTAATTTTAACCAGTCAGGGATACAATTCAAAATCTTCCTGTGAAAACGGCATCGAATCAGTGAGGACCAACGCTCAGGAGGATTCCAAATTTGAAAGAAATAAAGCCAAAGATGAACGGTGTTATTTTAACCTTAAAGCAGGAAACGGACAGATCATAGGAACCAGCCAGATGTATGAGTCTGAAAATGGAATGGAAAACGGTATAGAATCCGTAAAACATAATGCTCCGCATGCTTCTTTGGAAGAGGATATCAATTTGTAA
- a CDS encoding DoxX family protein: MKRNILKLPIIIAYFFVLLFCYAGVSKILDFENFQVQLAQSPLLSAYAGFISYAVIMTELIIVVLLCIRSTRLIGLYLSLGMLVSFTVYIYLILNYSDFVPCSCGGILEKLGWTEHLIFNMVCILLAFAGIYIVERKNERKLYRTIIGTAGISLVSAGIVITLFLSSENIIKKENNFTRRFLLHPIIEDRTIDLGINSYYFAGADSGSIYLGNVTAPLILTSVDTAFTWGLAAKIRLDKSDHNFRNLQLQVKSPYYYLYDGSVPVVYRGVLGDSLARTISYRDAYFTQLVVIDSSRFAIRAQNSSNKQYTLGSLDLRTTPKVKLNPSILEKQIDGVFDSDGKLIISRGTSELIYTYSYRNQFLVMDDDLNVLKRLNTIDTTSKAKIETRQLSDGKHKITAPPLIVNRTTTANHQLLFNQSNLMGKHESAKAWKNAAVVDIYRTDRQEYVGSFYIQNRKENTMSHMLATDRYLYVLIGNEIIRYKFRIPL, from the coding sequence ATGAAAAGAAACATCTTAAAACTACCCATCATCATTGCATACTTCTTTGTATTGCTCTTCTGCTATGCAGGCGTTAGCAAAATACTGGATTTTGAGAATTTTCAGGTACAGCTGGCACAGTCACCACTACTGAGTGCCTATGCAGGTTTCATTTCTTATGCAGTGATTATGACGGAACTCATTATTGTTGTATTACTCTGTATTAGAAGCACCAGGCTCATAGGGCTGTATCTTTCCCTGGGAATGTTGGTAAGCTTCACGGTTTATATTTATCTCATTCTGAATTACAGTGATTTTGTACCGTGTTCCTGTGGCGGTATTTTAGAAAAGCTGGGCTGGACTGAGCATCTGATCTTTAATATGGTCTGTATTCTCTTAGCATTTGCAGGTATCTATATTGTAGAGCGGAAAAATGAAAGAAAGCTATACAGAACGATCATTGGCACAGCAGGAATAAGTCTTGTTTCTGCAGGAATTGTGATCACTTTATTTTTATCCTCTGAAAATATCATTAAAAAGGAAAATAACTTTACCAGGCGCTTTCTGCTGCATCCTATTATTGAAGATAGGACTATAGATCTCGGAATCAATTCTTATTACTTCGCGGGAGCTGATAGTGGCAGCATTTATCTGGGTAATGTTACGGCACCATTGATCCTGACTTCAGTTGATACAGCATTTACATGGGGCTTGGCTGCGAAGATCCGTCTTGATAAATCAGATCATAATTTCAGAAATTTGCAACTTCAGGTTAAATCACCTTACTATTACCTGTACGACGGCAGTGTCCCGGTTGTATACAGAGGGGTATTGGGAGATTCTCTTGCTCGGACCATCAGCTACAGGGATGCTTATTTTACCCAACTGGTGGTCATAGATTCTTCCAGGTTTGCGATCAGAGCACAAAATAGCAGTAATAAACAATACACTTTGGGCAGCTTAGACCTTAGAACAACTCCAAAGGTGAAGCTAAACCCCTCTATTCTTGAAAAACAGATCGACGGTGTTTTTGATTCTGATGGAAAGTTGATCATAAGCCGGGGAACCTCAGAGCTTATTTATACCTATTCCTATAGAAATCAATTTTTGGTGATGGATGATGATCTTAATGTGTTAAAGCGGTTAAATACAATAGATACCACGAGCAAGGCTAAAATAGAAACCAGGCAGCTTTCTGACGGAAAACATAAAATAACAGCGCCACCACTAATAGTAAATAGGACGACGACGGCAAATCACCAACTCTTGTTCAATCAGTCCAACTTGATGGGAAAACATGAATCTGCTAAAGCATGGAAAAATGCTGCTGTGGTTGATATATACCGCACAGATAGGCAGGAATATGTAGGAAGCTTTTATATCCAGAACCGGAAAGAGAATACAATGTCACACATGCTGGCAACAGATCGGTATCTGTATGTACTGATTGGAAATGAAATCATCAGATACAAATTCAGGATACCATTATAA
- a CDS encoding four helix bundle protein yields the protein MQKENLIKEKTFSFALSIIELYKICKSQNEFILSKQLLRSGTSIGANVQEALAGFSEKDFLHKMSVASKEARETQYWIDLLSQSQLVKFDETKYKAEIQGIVNILTSIVKTLQDKLKLKE from the coding sequence ATGCAAAAAGAAAATTTAATCAAAGAAAAGACATTCAGTTTTGCATTATCAATTATTGAGCTATATAAAATCTGTAAATCTCAAAACGAATTTATACTTTCAAAACAATTATTACGAAGTGGAACTTCTATTGGTGCAAATGTTCAGGAAGCTTTAGCCGGATTTTCAGAAAAAGATTTTCTTCACAAAATGTCTGTTGCCAGCAAAGAAGCCAGAGAAACACAGTATTGGATTGATTTATTATCACAATCTCAATTGGTGAAATTTGATGAAACAAAATATAAAGCAGAGATACAAGGTATTGTAAATATTTTAACGTCAATTGTCAAAACACTTCAAGACAAATTAAAACTGAAAGAGTAA
- a CDS encoding phosphohydrolase yields MTKEELLNKAIKIADKAHKGQTDKYHAPYIAHVMRVMEYGKTVDEKIVGVLHDVVEDHPTEFSLDYLRNEGFPEYIIFAVSCLTKFDPEEDYDEFIKRTERSPLAVAVKLNDLRDNMDLRRVNRELTPKDIKRFNKYLKAYRYLIEKY; encoded by the coding sequence ATGACAAAAGAAGAATTACTGAATAAAGCGATAAAGATAGCCGATAAGGCCCATAAAGGACAGACCGATAAATACCATGCGCCATATATTGCCCACGTCATGCGCGTCATGGAATATGGTAAAACAGTGGATGAAAAAATCGTAGGCGTACTTCATGACGTCGTAGAAGACCATCCCACGGAGTTCAGCCTGGATTATTTAAGAAATGAAGGATTCCCGGAATATATTATTTTTGCGGTAAGCTGCCTCACCAAGTTTGACCCGGAAGAAGATTATGATGAATTTATCAAAAGAACAGAAAGGTCTCCCCTTGCTGTAGCTGTAAAGCTTAATGATCTTCGGGACAATATGGATCTCAGAAGAGTAAACAGAGAGCTTACTCCTAAGGATATCAAAAGGTTTAATAAATACCTGAAAGCGTACCGCTATCTGATAGAAAAATATTAA
- the uvrA gene encoding excinuclease ABC subunit UvrA — protein MANTTEIDIKKQIYVKNAHLNNLKHIDVLIPKNKLIVITGVSGSGKSSLAFDTIYAEGQRRYVESLSSYARQFLGKLEKPKVDDIKGLAPSIAIQQKVISSNPRSTVGTSTEIYDYMKLLFARIGKTFSPVSGEEVKKDSVSDVVDFIKASKKDTSFLLTAPLEYDADNFKETLNVLKLAGFTRLEINGNIAGIEDLESFGFAPEKGMAINLVIDRFSYEEDESFLQRLADSIQMAFYEGRGYCSLKNADTGKVKEFSNKFELDGMEFLEPNVHFFSFNNPYGACPACEGYGKVIGIDEDLVVPNKTLSVYEDAVVCWRGETMSEWKKDFIKKAGDFPIHKPYHQLTKEQKNFLWKGDGKSNFPCINNFFKMLEENLYKIQYRVMLSRYRGKTLCPTCEGLRLREETSWVKVDGHNIQSMIELPLDELAPLINGLKLSEHDKEVAKRLLYEITTRLEFLLKVGLGYLTINRTSNTLSGGESQRINLATSLGSSLVGSIYILDEPSIGLHSKDTENLIEVLKNLRDLGNTVIVVEHDEDVMHAADYIIDIGPEAGYLGGELVFAGDYKELKSADTLTSKYLTGRLEIEVPSKRRKAKEWIHIKGARQNNLKNIDVDVPLESLVVISGVSGSGKSTLMKEILTNDIQIQLGMGGKKGEYDSVEFPKKLIKNIELIDQNPIGKSSRSNPVTYLKAYDDIRDLFAKQKVAKMMGYKPKHFSFNVDGGRCDECKGEGVINVSMQFMADIELECEVCKGTRFKNEILEVKFDEKNISDILHMTVDEALEFFKDNNEEKIVTKLRPLQEVGLGYLQLGQSSSTLSGGEAQRVKLASFLVKGVTTDKTLFIFDEPSTGLHFHDIQKLLKSLQALIDLGHSVIVIEHQPDIIKCADYIIDIGPEAGKHGGEIVFAGTPEDLTKNKKSYTAKYIKEKLKK, from the coding sequence ATGGCTAATACTACAGAAATAGACATAAAAAAACAGATTTACGTTAAGAATGCCCATCTTAATAATCTGAAGCATATAGATGTCCTGATCCCTAAAAATAAGCTCATCGTTATTACCGGGGTTTCAGGAAGCGGCAAATCTTCTTTGGCTTTTGATACGATTTATGCAGAAGGACAGAGAAGATATGTAGAAAGCTTGAGCTCTTATGCCCGTCAGTTTTTGGGTAAACTTGAAAAACCTAAAGTTGACGATATTAAAGGCCTGGCTCCGTCTATTGCGATCCAACAGAAAGTCATCTCTTCCAATCCGCGCTCCACTGTAGGAACATCTACAGAGATCTACGACTATATGAAACTTTTATTTGCCAGAATCGGGAAAACGTTTTCTCCGGTTTCAGGTGAAGAAGTGAAAAAAGACTCGGTTTCTGATGTGGTGGATTTTATCAAGGCATCCAAAAAGGACACTTCTTTTTTACTGACAGCGCCCTTGGAATATGATGCTGATAACTTTAAAGAAACCCTGAATGTTTTAAAACTGGCAGGTTTTACAAGACTTGAAATTAACGGCAATATAGCCGGTATTGAAGATCTTGAAAGCTTTGGATTTGCTCCTGAAAAAGGGATGGCCATTAATCTGGTGATCGACCGTTTTTCTTATGAGGAAGATGAAAGCTTTCTTCAGCGGCTTGCAGACTCCATTCAGATGGCTTTCTATGAAGGCCGCGGCTATTGTTCGCTGAAAAATGCAGATACCGGAAAAGTAAAAGAATTTTCCAATAAATTTGAGCTGGACGGCATGGAATTCCTTGAACCGAATGTTCATTTTTTCAGCTTTAACAATCCTTATGGGGCGTGTCCGGCTTGTGAAGGATATGGGAAGGTAATCGGAATTGATGAAGATCTTGTTGTTCCGAATAAAACCCTGTCCGTTTATGAAGATGCTGTCGTATGCTGGAGAGGAGAAACCATGAGTGAATGGAAAAAAGACTTTATCAAAAAAGCAGGAGACTTCCCTATCCATAAACCTTATCACCAACTGACCAAAGAACAGAAAAATTTTCTTTGGAAAGGTGATGGAAAAAGCAATTTCCCATGTATCAATAATTTCTTCAAAATGCTTGAAGAAAACCTGTACAAAATCCAGTACCGGGTGATGCTTTCACGCTACAGAGGGAAAACCCTTTGTCCTACCTGCGAGGGTTTAAGGCTGCGTGAGGAAACAAGCTGGGTAAAAGTGGACGGACATAATATCCAGTCCATGATTGAACTTCCTTTGGATGAGCTGGCACCCTTGATCAACGGATTAAAACTGTCTGAACACGATAAAGAAGTTGCCAAAAGACTTTTATATGAAATTACAACCCGGCTTGAGTTTTTGCTAAAGGTAGGGTTAGGATATTTAACAATCAACAGAACCTCCAATACACTTTCCGGAGGAGAAAGCCAGAGAATCAATCTGGCAACAAGCTTAGGAAGTTCACTGGTAGGATCCATTTATATCCTGGATGAACCTTCCATCGGCCTTCACTCCAAGGATACCGAAAACCTGATCGAGGTGCTGAAAAACCTTCGTGATCTGGGAAATACAGTTATTGTGGTAGAGCATGACGAAGATGTGATGCATGCTGCTGATTATATTATTGATATTGGCCCAGAAGCCGGTTATCTTGGGGGTGAACTGGTATTTGCCGGTGATTATAAAGAGCTTAAAAGTGCAGACACCCTTACTTCAAAATACCTGACGGGAAGATTGGAGATCGAGGTGCCTTCAAAACGAAGAAAAGCGAAAGAATGGATTCATATCAAAGGAGCAAGACAGAATAATCTTAAAAATATTGATGTAGATGTTCCTCTGGAAAGCCTGGTGGTCATTTCCGGGGTTTCGGGAAGTGGAAAATCTACTTTAATGAAAGAAATCCTGACCAATGATATCCAGATCCAGTTAGGAATGGGCGGAAAAAAAGGAGAGTACGATTCTGTAGAATTTCCTAAGAAACTGATCAAAAATATTGAACTGATCGATCAAAACCCGATTGGTAAGTCTTCCCGTTCCAATCCTGTTACCTACCTGAAAGCGTACGATGATATCCGTGACCTTTTTGCAAAACAGAAAGTGGCAAAAATGATGGGCTATAAACCGAAACATTTTTCTTTCAACGTAGACGGCGGAAGATGTGACGAATGCAAAGGAGAAGGCGTGATCAATGTATCCATGCAGTTTATGGCTGATATTGAGCTGGAATGTGAAGTTTGTAAAGGAACACGTTTCAAAAATGAAATCCTGGAAGTCAAGTTTGATGAAAAAAACATCTCCGATATCCTTCATATGACGGTGGATGAAGCTTTGGAATTCTTCAAAGATAATAACGAGGAAAAGATCGTCACCAAACTGAGACCCCTGCAGGAAGTTGGATTGGGTTATCTTCAGCTGGGGCAAAGCTCCTCTACCCTTTCCGGTGGTGAAGCACAGCGTGTGAAACTGGCCTCATTCCTTGTCAAGGGCGTTACAACAGACAAAACCCTGTTTATTTTTGATGAACCTTCTACAGGGCTTCATTTCCATGATATCCAAAAGCTGTTGAAGTCCCTGCAGGCATTGATTGATCTTGGACATTCTGTAATCGTCATTGAACACCAGCCGGATATTATCAAATGTGCTGACTATATTATTGATATCGGCCCGGAAGCAGGAAAGCATGGCGGTGAAATTGTATTCGCCGGTACTCCTGAAGATCTGACGAAAAATAAGAAATCTTATACTGCAAAATATATCAAGGAAAAACTTAAGAAATAA
- a CDS encoding NAD(P)-dependent oxidoreductase: MKTNTIAVIGGTGKSGKYLVQELLKKGYPMKLLLRTPENFTLQNPLIEIIKGDARDFDAVDHLIKDCSAVMSMIGQPVGEKSIFTDATNNIIQSMNGHGIKRYIVITGLNVDTPFDHKSGKVAAATDWMYQNYPKTTKDKQDEYEILVNSNLDWTLVRLPLIIPTSKHFTTETSLTDCKGEQISAADLSEFLVSQIGDETYSKQSPFLYNVKE, from the coding sequence ATGAAAACAAATACGATCGCCGTCATCGGCGGAACCGGTAAGTCCGGAAAATACCTTGTTCAGGAACTTCTGAAAAAAGGATATCCTATGAAACTATTACTCCGGACTCCTGAAAATTTTACCCTTCAGAACCCTTTAATTGAAATTATAAAAGGTGATGCAAGAGATTTCGACGCTGTAGATCACCTCATTAAAGACTGCAGTGCGGTGATGAGTATGATAGGACAGCCTGTCGGGGAGAAGTCAATATTCACGGATGCCACAAACAATATTATACAGTCTATGAATGGTCATGGAATCAAAAGATATATTGTGATCACCGGTCTGAATGTAGATACTCCTTTTGACCATAAGAGCGGGAAGGTAGCAGCAGCCACAGACTGGATGTATCAGAATTATCCCAAAACCACAAAGGACAAGCAGGATGAATACGAAATCCTTGTAAACAGTAATCTGGACTGGACATTGGTCAGACTTCCCTTAATCATTCCGACTTCAAAGCATTTCACGACAGAAACAAGTCTGACAGATTGTAAAGGCGAGCAGATCAGTGCGGCAGACCTGTCCGAATTTCTGGTTTCCCAGATCGGGGATGAAACTTACAGTAAGCAGAGTCCATTTCTGTATAATGTGAAGGAATAA